ACAGGCACCGGCGGCTGGTCGGGCTGGGCCAGCAGGGTGACGTCCACCGCCGTCGGCAGCCGGTCCAGCAGAACGTTCTCGATCTCGATGCAGCTGCTGCCGGGCATCATGTCGACTTCGCGGTCGAGCAGCCGGATGCGCCCGAACGCGATCCGCTCACCGAGGTCACCGCTGTTCCACCACGAACCCTCGGTCTTGGCCCGGTAACGTTCGTCCTCGCCTAGGTAGGTGAGGCAACGGGCTCGGGTCTTCACCATCAGCAGGCCCGGCTTGCCGCGAGGTTGCCGACGCCCGGATTCCGGGTCGACGACCCGGACGCGCACACCAGCCGCCGGCCAGCCGATGTTCGTCCGGTCACCACGGCTGTCGCCGGAGCGCACAGTGCGGCGGGTGAAGAGGTTGACGATGATGCCGGTGACCTCGGACTGGCCCAGTCCCCAGCCCCACACGGGAAAACGGCGCCGAGAGGCGGCCAAGAACGTGCGAACGGTCCGGGCGTGCACGGCGTCGAAGGTGGTGACGTAGAGGCGCGCCTGGGTGAACAGCTCCGGCCGCCGCTCCACCAGTTCCTCCCAGCGCTGGAACATGTTCGGCATGGCCTCCAGGATCGTCGGCCGGTGCTGGTCAATGACCCGCTCGATGTTCTCCAGACCGGGATCGGAGATCGCCACCACCTTGTGCGGCGCCATCTTCAGCTGCGAGGCGGTCCAGGCCATCACCCGGATATGGGCGAACGACACTGCTGCGGCGGTCACGTCGCTGTGTCGGGTGGTCAGGAACGGGATCGGGCAACGCTCCATCCGCGACGGGAACCGCCCGATCGCGGTGTTGGCGGTGTGCAGCACCAGCTTGGGTACTCCGGTGGTGCCGGAGGTGTGCGTGGAGACCATGGGCTCGTCGGCATCGCCGATCCGCACCGGCGCCCGAGGGCCGTCGCGCAGGTCGTCCAGCGTCAGGGCGTCGGAGGGCGGCTCGTCGACGGGTTCCCCGACCACGATCGTACGCACGGACGAATCCGCGAGGCGTCCATTGGCGAGCAGGCGGGCACCGGCTATCAGCATGGCCGGTTGCGCACGCTTTATCAGCGCCCGCACCGTCTCCACCGACGCGATCGGGGCGATCATCACCGGCAGCGCGCCGATTCGTGCCGCGCCTGCCGCCAGCAACGGCATGTCGTAGTGGTTGTCCTTCGCGATGACCACGCGGTCACCGGCGCGCAGCCCCGCCGCGTAGAGGCAGTCGGAAAGCTGTTCGACGATCCGGGCCAGCGACGCGCCGTCGTACACCGTTCCGGATTCGGGTGCCACGTCCAGCGGCCGATCCAGGTGAACGACCGTCTGCCGGGCGCGTTCAGCGTGCCAATGGAAGACGTTGCCGATATGGAAGGGTGTGCGTCCCATGTAGAGGCTTCCTTATCCAGCGAAGAAGGTGGCCACCGCGAGGCCGACGAAGCCGAGGTCGTAGGCCACGAAGGCCGCGACGCGAGCCGTGCGCCAGCGGTCACGAGTGATCGCCAGCCGGAGCTGGGCGGCGTGCAGTGCGGTGGCGGGCAGCAAGGCCAGGGCAGTCCACCAGGGCATGACAGGCGACGTGGCGAGCGCGGCGATCGTCGTGACCGAGATGATCAGGTAGGTCACCAACGCGCCCTTGACCACCCACATCGGCGCGGCGACCGGCAGCGTGCGCCGGCCCACCGCGGCATCGCCGTCACGATCGCCCACATTGGAACATGAGACGAGCATGACCAACCAGAGGCCCATCAACACGCCTTGGAGCACGCCGACCATCGTCCAGCGCCCCTCCACCGCGAGGTAGGGGAACAGGAACCCACCCGCGGTGCCGACGCCGAGCAGAAACTCCGAGCCGCCGAGGTGATAGCTGAACCGCAGACCGCCGGAATACTGCGGTCCGAGGACGGCGCACGCGACAAAGATCAACACGGCGGAAATCGGGACGTCCCAGTCGAGGACCGCGAACGCCGCGAAGCCGGTGACGAACGCGAAGATCTCGGCGAACACCGCGAACACGATCGCCTGACGTTCCGTGAGAGCGCCACTGAGCAGCGGCTTGCGCCGGAGGTCCCGGCGGAACCCGGGTCTGATGTAGTTGGCGGCGTCGCTGCCGTTGCGCAAGCCGATGATGTCGTCCACCGTCGCCGTCGCGGCCACGATGCCGGCGGACGAGAGCAGGAACAGCGCGAGCGCCGCTACGGCACCAGGCCGTTGCAGTGCCGCCGGACTCAGCAGCAGCGCCGCCAGCGCCCACGGAAAGAAGTGCAGGTAGACCGACACCTTGGAGATGCGGACCAGCCCCACCAGCGTTCGCCACCGCGATGGGTCACCACGGTCGGTGACAATCTCCGGGGTCATCGAGGACACCATTGTTTCGCCCCCTCAGCAGTCGCGGTAGGCGACGAGTCGGGCCATCTCGACGAGCTCTTCCCGCCAGCCCGCTGCCAGCGGTACCTTCGCAATGGCCTGGCAGCCGTCATCGACGAGCCGGTCGATGTGTCGTTCGATGTCGACCCGCACGCCCGTCTCGCGCAGGCGGGTGCGCAGCGAGCCCGCACTCATCTCGCCGGCATGCACGAGATCACGGATCTCCAGGTCGCGCTCCATGGCCGCACCCAGCAGAAGCGTCATCTTGTGCGAAGTGAGGTCGAGCCCGTCGGGCTTGCCGGTGACCTGCCCATCGCCGAAGGCATCCATGATGTCGTCGCGGAGCTGGAACGCCTCGCCGATCGCGGCGCCGTACGCTTCGAACGCGTTCCCCAGGTCGGGCCGGCCGGCGATCGCCGCGCCGACTTCGAGCGGACGGTGGATCGTGTAACGACCCGACTTCGACAGGGCTATCCACCGCGCCAGGTCAGGATCGACGGGGAACTCGGCGGCCGCCGCGACATGCACGTCGACGAACTGCCCAACGATCAGCTCCGTACGCAGCTCCGCCCACAGCGCGTCGACCATCGCCGGTGCGGTCGCCATGAACTGGTCGGCGTAAACCAAAGCCAGGTCACCGGCGAGCACGGCCACGCCCTCGCCGTAACGGCGGTCCTCTCCACGCCAACCGCCCGACCGATGCGACGCCGAGTGCTTCTCGTGCACCGTGGGCACACCCCGACGCCGCGTGGCCGCGTCCATGATGTCGTCGTGAATCAACGCGGCGGCGTGCAGCAGCTCCAACGCCACCGCCGCCCGCAGCACACGGTGGTCGTCAGGATCACCGCCCGCCGCCAGGTAGCCGCTGATGCAGAAGGCCGGACGGACCCGCTTCCCGCCGGCCCCCACGAGGTCGGCGACCGAGCTGACGAGGTCGGACGCGCTGCTGTACGCCGTCGACCGACGCTCCTGCTCCTCTCGGAAGAACGCGCGAAGCCGCTCCTCCAGCAACTCCATCAGGTGCTCTCGGACCTTCCGCGGCGGCGCGGTTGGGGCGCGTTCGCCCAGCGTGGTATCGATCGTGGTCACGTAGTCTCCCCCGTGCTACGGCTATTAACGTTGGCTAGGAGCGCTCGGTCGGTTCCGCACGTGGCAAGATCGGCACAGCGATGAGAGCCGGCCACAACGGACAGACTCCGATCAGGATCGGATCCCGAGGCGACCCGCCGTCCACCGCGATGAGGTTCCACGGCCGGCGTGATGGCTGCGCGGGCCCGTCTTCCGTTGACGTCGTCACGTCGCCTTCTCCTCGAGCTCCTGGGCCATCGCGAGCCATGCTCCGGCGCACGAACGAGCCAGTTCCGCGACGGACTTGCGCCAATGAGGCGGCACGGCGCCGATGATCCCGCTCCACTCGGAAGGGTCGACGACGTGAGCGTCGACCCAGCGGACGAACGCACGGCCGCTCTCGGCATACTTCACCGCAGGATCCCTGATCAGGTTGCCGCGGACCGACGGCCATTGCACGTTCTGGCGTGCACCGACCGTCCTGTTTCGCAACGCGGGCGCGGGTTCGCTGGACGGGTCCGAACCATCCGCTGGACCGCGCTGGACTGGCAGAACTGGGTCGTGGCCAGCCAGTAGCCGGGCGCGGACGTCCCGCGCCGTCCCCACCGAGATGCCTGCCTCCTGAGCGATGGCACGCAACGGGGCATCGGGGTTCAAAGCGATGACCGCGCCGGCGCGCCGCCGACCCGATGAACCGTCGATCGGCCGGACCCGCCCGTCTCGGCCGAGCCTGCTGCCGTCCAGCTCGGCGGGAAGGGCGACCCGGCGTCTGATCGAGCTCGCCGTGGTGGGCGACAGTCCGACGGCGGCCGCGACCGCCCGGTCCGACCACTGTGGATAATGGCTGAGGATGCGGATGGCGGCAGCCTCCCGATCGGCGAGCGAGAGCGGCAGACCGTGCTTGATGTTGGCGTGGACAGACAACAGGAACGCTTGCGCTTCGTCGCCGTCGAAGAACGTGACGGGGATGGTCTCGTCACCCCTGAGCTTGGCGGCCCGCAGTCGATGCATTCCGTCGATGACCCGCATCGTGCTGCGGTGCACCGTGATCGGCGGAAGCTCTCGCGCCGCGACCAGCAGCACCACGTGCTCGGGATTCTCCCCCGCCAACCGGGGCGAGTCGCCTGGCGACAACGACGACACCGAAACCCAGACCGGCCCTGTGTCGTCTCGCGACGTGGGCGCCAGGACTATGCTCTCTGCTTGCGGGTCCTCGACGTTGCTCGGCATCCGGACACTCACCTATCAGTAGGTAGGGTTGGTGTAAGGACGGCAGTCGATCCTGCGGCAGTGCAGTCTGCCCTGGGAATCATCGCGAGCTGGCATCGACAAGAGCAACAGTGGCCGCGGCCCGGCGCGAGTAGTTGTGCACTACTCGGTCAGGTAGTGCCCGATGACCATGCTTCGATCAGGGCGGCCGCCTGCCACGGGTTGAGCCGGGGATCGCACAGCGAGGTGTAGTGGCGCTGGAGTTCGTCCTCGTCCGCCACCGGTCCCCCCACGCACTCCGTCACGTCCTGCGCCGCGACCTCGATGTGCAGCCCTGAGGCGGGTTGGCCCTGCGCATCCAGGATCTCCCGGAACCGGACAGCCTCGGCGGTCATGTCGCCGAGGTAACGGGTTTTCAGCCCCGTCGGCAGCCGCCTGGTGTTGCCGTGCATGGGGTCGCTCAACCAGATCGCCGGATGCCCGGCGTTGGCCACGGCCCGGACGATCGGCGGCAATGCGTCCGCGATCCGATCCCTACCCATCCGGGCGATGAGGACGAGCCGGCCGGGTTCGCGGCGCGGATCCAGAGCCGCGCAGACCGCAAGCACGTCGTCGGTGTTGGCTCGGGGTCCGATCTTGCATCCGACGGCGTTGGCCACCGAGGACAGCATGGCCACGTGCGCCCCGTCCGGCTGGCGGGTGCGTTCACCCAGCCACGGCAAATGGGTCGAGCTCAGGTAGAGATCGCTGGAGTCCGGATCCCGGCGGATCAGCCGGGACTCGTAGTCGACCACGAGTGCTTCGTGGCTCGACCACGGCCCGTCCGGCGGGCCCGCGTCAAGATCGCCCTGGCGGTAGGTCCGCATCACCCGCTGCACCAGGTCGCTGGCCTCGTACGCCCAGACCATCCGGCGCGGATGGGCCTTGCGCGTCTCCGAGGTGCCGATGTCGGAATTGATCATGTGTCCGCGGAAGGACGGGATCCTGACGGCTTCGTACCATTCGTTCGCCGCGGACCGTGGTTTGGCGAACTGGCCGCCCATGCGTCCAACCCTGACGACGTGCCTGCCGGTGAGCTCGGCGAGCCGATCACCGAGCGAGTCGATGACCTTCAGCTTCTCTGAGGTGTGCCGAGGCGTGCATTCATAAAAGCTCTCGGCACAGTCGCCGAGTTGCAGCACGAGGGCGCCGGTCGATACCAGGTTCGCCAACGCCTCCCGCAGCTGTCGAGTCTCTGTCGCCGTCACCAGCGGCGGCGCCGAGGACAGGAAGCGGCATGCTTCGTCGTACGCGGGGTGATCACGCCATTCTGGTTGCTGGACCGCGGGCATGTTCTCCCACGGACCGACGTGAACGAGGTCCGCGAACGAGCCATGTTGCTGCATGTGTCCTCCAGTCGACGGCGCGGCGAACGCATCCGTACGGGTGATTCAGGCTTTGACGCCTTTGGCCTCGAGCATGGCCACGGTGCCGGCGATGGTGGCGGCTTCGGTCATCTCCGCCTCGCTGACGAAGACGTCATACCGACTACTCAGTGCGACGGCGACCTCGACCAGGACCAGCGAGTCCAGATCGAGGCTGTCGTAGGAGGTCTCGGCGGTGATGTCGTCCGGCGCGCCGTACGTCTCGGTCATGAGCTTCAAAAGCTCTTCGGTGATGGTCTGTCGGGTCCGGATAGTCATCGCGGTGGTCTCGCTTTCTACTCGTGTCGAAAGGCAATGCCGGAACTGATCAGGCGGCGTTGAGGTCGGGCCAGATGAGCGCCGCGGCCCCCCAGGTCAGGCCTCCTCCGAAGGCGGTGAGCAGGACGCGGGAACCCGGTGTCAGCGTTCCGTTGGCAGCCGCGTCGCACAGGGCGAGCGGGATCGACGCCGCCGAGGTGTTGCCGACCCGGTCGACGTTGACGACGGCCCGCTCCTCGGGGAGCCCGAGCCACCCCGCCAGCGCGCGAAGGATGCGGATGTTCGCCTGGTGGCCGACCAGATGGTCGATGGAGTCCCTTGGCCAGCCGATCCGGGCCAGCACCAGCGAAGCCGACTCGCCCATCCGGGTGACTGCTTCGGCGAACACCTTGGTGCCCTGCATGGTGAAGTAGCGGTCCCGCGGGTCGGGCTCACCCAGCGTGGACCGCTGCCGAGACCCGCCGGCCGGGACCAGGATGAGATCCGCGCGCGAGCCGTCCGAACCGAGGTCGACACCGAGCAGCACGCCGGGTCGGTCGGCCTCGGGGACGGCGTGCAGCACGACGGCTCCGGCCCCGTCGCCGAAGATGACCGATGTCGTCCGGTCGGCCGGGTCGAGGATGGTCGAGTAGGTCTCAGCGCCGATGACCAGCACCCGCCGGGCCTGTCCGGCGACGATCTGGGCCGATGCGGTTGCCAGGGCGTAGACGAACCCGGAACACACTGCGGCGATGTCGTACGCGGCGACGGTGCCCAACCCCAGACGCGCCGCGACCTGTGGGGCCGTGGCCGGGCAGGGATGGTCGGGTGTCGTGGTCGCCAGAATGACGGCGTCCACCGCGCCCGGCGCCAACGGAAGGTTCGCCGACTTGAGCGCGCGGTGTCCCGCCTCGACCGCGAGGTCACTGGTGGCGACCCCGGGTCCCGCCCAGTGTCGGGTGCGAATCCCGGTCCTGCTGGTGATCCACTCCTCGGAGGTGTCCAAGGTGGCTGCGAGCTCGCCGTTGGTGACTTGCCGCGGCGGTAGGAAGCCGCCCAGTCCGGCGAGCGCGGCGTAGTGCGTCATGCGGGTGCCCCTCGTGTTGTTCGGTTCGGATATCAACCGGCGCCGCGTACGCGCCGCACCACGGCGGCCGGGTCACCGCCCACCGTGTTCCCGCGCCAGGCGACGTGGTGGTCGGGCCGGACCAGGACGAGGTCGCGCTCCCAGACCTCGCGAGCCCAGGGATCGGACACCACCCGGTGCGCGACCGGCGTGCCCTGCGCGGTCGCGGCTTCCAGCAGCGGTCCGGCGCGCCCGTCGTCAACGAAGTCGACGAGCGTGAAGGACGCGCCGAAGCGGTCGTAGATGGGGCCGCCGTCCTCCAGGATCACGCTGGGCGAGCGGGCGCCGGGCCACGTCGTCGGTGTGTAGGCGGTCGGGGTCCACGGGGGTTCGGGCGAGCCCTCGTGGCAGACGACAGGCGAGTCATTGTGGCGATAGCCCAACTCGACCCCCCTGTATTCGTTCTCACCGCGCGATGCGGTGAGAAACGACCCCAAGGCATCGAGCGCGGCACCGTGGCGCAGCATCCGACCCGCCTCGAGGTGCACGCCGAGATGTCGACGCGAGGTATGCAGGTTGCGCAGGCCCACCGGGCGGCGCTCGGCCTCATAGCTGTCCAGCAGTCCCGAACCGCCGTACCCGTTGATTAGTCCTGCGATCTTCCAGGCGGCGTCGATGGCGTCGCCGATGCCGGTGTTCATCCCGTAGGCGCCGGTCGGGAACATGCGATGGGCCGAATCGCCTGCGAGGAGCACCCGCCCGACCTGGTACCGGTCGGCGAGCATGAAGCCGGGTCGCCAACGCGAGGTTTGCAGCACCTTGTCGATCTTGAGGTCGACCCGCATCGTGTCGCGCAGGAAGGCGGCCGGGTCGGCCGGTGGGGCGTCGAACTCCGTCGCGTCCATTCCGTTGACGTGTGCCGTCCACGTGTCGACCTCGTCCTGGGCGATGATGACGTACCGGAAGGCGAAGTAATGCCAGAACCGCCCGTGCCGGTGCAGCGTGCTCAGGTCGCGGCTTTTGAAGTGCACCATGAACGCGCCGGGCAGTCCCGGAACGTCAAAGCTCTCCTCGCCGACGCCGAGCACCGTGCGGACCCGGCTTCGGGCGCCGTCGCAGCCGAGTACGTAGCGCGATCGCATCCGGACCCGTTCGTCGGTCAGCATGTCGATCAGCTCGCTGGACACCGAGTCGTCGTCCTGGGACAGGGACTCGAACCGCAGACCCGCTCGCATTTCGACAAGCGGGTCGCGCCGGCAACGCGCACGAAGGACCGGCTCCAGGTCGACCTGGGAGATCCGCTGACCGGGCTCGACCGGTTGAGTGCCGTCGTTACGGTCGGCGATGCGCCTGCGTTCCTCCTGCACCGAAGGGAGCTTCCAGGTGGAGATCGGCTCGCCCGCGAGGCCGGTTGACCAGATGACGTCGGCTGGATGCTCGGGCCCGACACCGGCGTCGCGGACGTCGTCCGCGACGCCGAGCTGCCGGAGGAACTCCATGCTGCGGGCGTTGACATAGTCGAGTTTCGGGTGGTCCGAGGTCTCGAACGCCTCGTCGACGAGCACGCTGCGCACACCCTGACGGGCTAGCGCCAAGGCGGCGGCCATGCCGACAGGGCCGGCGCCCACGACCAGAACCGGTACCGGATCCACTCTCGACCTCCCGAAAAGGTGTGGGGCGGCAATCACCACCCCACACCGTTCGTGGTTTGTTCAGTGCGTTTCGCTGAGGGTCCGGCCGGACCGATCGAGCCCGTTGAGGCTCGTGGCAGTGGCGGTCTGCTCCGGCTCCCGCCGCGCGGGGATGGTGGCGCCGGTCAGCGCCCGGACCCGCATCTCCGCGAAGGCGGCGTCGTTGCGCTCACGGCTGGTCAAGGTGCCGATGAATCCGAACAGGAAGCCGAGCGGCGCGCCGACCAGACCTGGTTCGAAGTCGATGAACTTGAAGTCGGCGTCGGGAAACAACGCGGTGGGGTCGCCTGAGACACCGTTCGAGAACACCACCATGAACAGGGTGACGGCTATTCCGCCGTAGACGGTCCACATCAGACCCGCGGTGTTATACCTCCGCCAGAACAGCGAGAGGACCACCGCCGGCAGGACGCTGGCGGCACCGATGTCTATCGACGTAGGAATGAAGATGTGGGTGAGCTGCGTCATCATCACCATGCCACCGACCAGAGAGACGATGCCGAGGATTAGCACGTTACGCCGTACGTCCTTCAACTCTGCCGGCCGGTCGTCTGGCAGGCCACGCGCCGCGCGAAGGTCGCGCGTGACCGAAGTGACGGCATTGAGCAGCAGGACCGCGAAGATGGCACCGACCGATAGCAGGGCGATCGCCCCGAGCGCACCTGTCGCCCACGACCCGCCCAGCTCGTCGGCAATCTTGGGCAGGGTGATGTCACGGTGAGCGGCGACCTTGCCGATGGCCTCTCCACCGAGAATCGCGACCGCGCCCAATCCGATCACGATCATGCATGCCCAGAACCCGATGGTGATGATCGCCGCCCAACCGGCGGTCTGGCGCGCGGCTCGGCCGCTGCGCGCCACGAAGAACCGCATGAACAGGAACGGCATCCCGATGGCGCCGACAGCGATGGCGAACGCCTTCGACAGGTGGACCCACGGGTCCTGGCCGGAGTTGAAGGTGGCGCCCTCGCCGAACAGACGACCGGTGGTCAACAGTTCGCCGCGGGGGTTCGGTGCAGCGTTTGCCTCAGCGTCGTTGAGCAGGTCGAAGATATTGAGCTTGTATTTCGCGAGAATCGCGACGGTCAACACCGCGACGAACGCCATCATCAGCGACACCTTTAGCACCAGCACGCGGGTGATTCCGGGCATGCCACCCACGTAGACCGCCGCGATAGCGAGCAGGCCCACGATGCCAACCGTCAACGCGACAATGGGCACGTCCACCGTGGGACTCGTCGTGAACATCCGGCTTGCCACGAAGCCCATCGAGCCGACCGCGATGACGTTGAACATGCCGAAGATGCCGAGCGTCAATACCGCGGAGGCCAGCCGCGCCGGACGTTTCCGGGCCCGAATCGCGAACAGGTCGCCGATCGTGTAGGCGTTCAGGTTGCGCATCGGCCCGGCGTAGATCAGCACGGCGAGGACCGTGGAGATCACGAACGCGGTCAGCAGGAGAATGGCGTCGAAGCCGTTCAACGCGACGTGCCCGACGATGATGATCACCGTCGAGTACATGATGCCGCCGGCGACGTGAGCGAGGGCGTTCTGCCCGACGCCGATGCGTCGACCGGCGAGCAGGAAGTCGGCCTGGGTGCGTATGCCACCGCGGGCCGAGTAGGCCAGGGCAAAGGCCACAATCCCGAGGACGACGACAATCACGGTGGCGATACCGGGCGCGGCCCAGGTGTTGTCGACAGGTGGTGGCGGCGGCGCCGCGAGGATGTCACTCATCGCAGACCTCCTTCCAGGTCCATCCGGATCGCCTCGCCGGCGGGATCCAGGCGCTTGCTGGCGAACCTCATATAGGCCAGTGAGACCGCGGCCACGAGCACGAACGACAGGACCAGGAACAGCATGCCCACGTTCAGCGGCCCACCGATCCCCTGCCGGAACACGCCGGGCACGAAGGCCGCCAGCGAGATGCCGACGAACCACCACCCGTAGAACAGCACGCTCACCCACACGATGAAGCCGTTCGAGCGGCGTTGCAGCGCCTGGAACTCGGCGCTGTCGTACACTGCGGAATACTGGTCATCGGCGCTCGCCGAGTCCCCCGTGTCCATGACCCCTCCGCTACCCATGACACCTCCTCTGCCCAGGACGGCGGGCCGATGGCCGGCAGCGTCCTGAAAACGACCCCTGACGTGGCGCTCGGTACTGCGACAGTCTCAATCAGTGCACCCCAGGGCCGGCATCGCCCATTCACGGTATGTACGGGCCACTCTGGAAAATGGCGTACGAATCGCGTGTACGAGTGATGTCCACGGCCGACCGCAGGGACAGACCGTTGATTCATGACGGCTGCTCTGAGCACCGACGCGTGGACGTACGACGACTTCACCGGTCTCGAGCTCGATCCCGCGCGCTGGGCCATCATGTCGATCGCGGGGGCCGACGGCACGACGCACCAGTACCAGGACCGCAACGCGCAGGTACGCACCGGGGACGGTCGGCTGGAGCTGAGCGTCAACCCGTTCAGCCGGTTCCACGACACCGACCCACGACAGAACAACGCCAAGCAGATGTACCGTTCGGTGCGGCGGTTCGCCACCCCGGTGGCCGGGCGCCTGACGTTCGAGGTCGAGATGGGGATACGGACGTACGGCCAGGTTCCGTACGACCCGCTCGACGCCTTCGGCACGGTGAACCTGTTCGACCTCGCGACCGGCGTGGTCCTCAATGCCGCCGCGACCAACGACACTTTGTACGCGGTCGTCGAGCGGCTGGCGCTCCCCGGCGTCACCAGCCCAGACGAGCACTACATCCACCGTGTGGTTTTGAACGTGCCCACCGAGCCGGGACTGCCGCACCGGTACGCCATCTCATACCTGGCCGGCGCCCCGGAGGTGGAGTTCCGCGTCGACGGTCTGTTGGCGTACTGGACCCGGCTGCCCGTGCCGGTCAGCGGGTTCCACGCCGGCATGGCGTTGTTCTCGGCCCGCGATCTCACCCGCTACCCGCGCTCGCAACGCGAACGGGGCCAGGGTGCGTCCGGCTGGTGGGGACCCTGGCGGATCACGACCCGCTTCAGATGAGCGTCTCTCCGCCGTCGATGTTCAGGTTGACGCCGTTGATGGCCGGGTTCTCCAGCAGGAAGGTGATCGCACCGGTGCAGTCCCCCATCGTGACCGGCCGCTTCGTCAGGGCCCGCGACAAGGCGGCGTCCCGGGCAGCCGGCTTGTCGCTCCAGAATGGAGTGTCCGACACGATGCTCGGGTGCAGGGCGTTGACCCGGATCGGCGAGAGCTCGACCGCCAGCGTCCGGACCAGTGCGCCGATGCCACCGTTCGCGGTCGTCACGGTCGTGGATCCCGGATACGGTCGGTGGCTCGCCAGGCCCCCGATCAGCACGGCCGCGCTCTTCTCCATCATTCGTGGGGCGAGGACGGACATGACGGTCGTGTAGCCGACTAGCTTGACGGTCAGCAGCCTGACCGCGTCGTCGGAGCGGTAGTCGCGAACCGCATTGTAGTCGCGATCGAGAGCGGACAAAACCAACCAGTCGACACGCTCCACGCTGGATAGACCCGTCGCGGCCTCGCCTGGGCCGGACAGGTCCAATGCGAGCCCGCGCGTTCGCCCACCGATCTCGTCGGCGACGCGCTTGCTGCGCTCCGCGGTGCGACCGGTGATGATCACATCGCTTCCCCGGTCGGCACACGACTGGGCGAAATGACGGCCGATACCCGACGTCCCGCCGATGACGACGACGTGCATGCGCTCGAGCATGGGAATTCCCTTCGGCATCGCGGTCACGACCGTTCGGCCGTCCGCCGACCGTAGCCCGGCGACGCGCGGGGCGCGCACCCCGCGTTCGCGGTATTCCGGCGACGGGCGCTCGCCGCTGACTACTCGGGTAGGTAGTGGACGGACCCGAGATCGCTCGCGAATCCTGGCTCCCGGAACGGAATCCGCGAGTCTCGCGTCGACAGGGAAGAGGGCACATCATGACCGCATCTGAAGGTTCTCCCGACCCAGGATTCTCAACTCGCCGCCGGTCGCTGCTCATCGGCGGGCTCGGCACGGC
This genomic interval from Asanoa ferruginea contains the following:
- a CDS encoding FAD-dependent monooxygenase, with the translated sequence MDPVPVLVVGAGPVGMAAALALARQGVRSVLVDEAFETSDHPKLDYVNARSMEFLRQLGVADDVRDAGVGPEHPADVIWSTGLAGEPISTWKLPSVQEERRRIADRNDGTQPVEPGQRISQVDLEPVLRARCRRDPLVEMRAGLRFESLSQDDDSVSSELIDMLTDERVRMRSRYVLGCDGARSRVRTVLGVGEESFDVPGLPGAFMVHFKSRDLSTLHRHGRFWHYFAFRYVIIAQDEVDTWTAHVNGMDATEFDAPPADPAAFLRDTMRVDLKIDKVLQTSRWRPGFMLADRYQVGRVLLAGDSAHRMFPTGAYGMNTGIGDAIDAAWKIAGLINGYGGSGLLDSYEAERRPVGLRNLHTSRRHLGVHLEAGRMLRHGAALDALGSFLTASRGENEYRGVELGYRHNDSPVVCHEGSPEPPWTPTAYTPTTWPGARSPSVILEDGGPIYDRFGASFTLVDFVDDGRAGPLLEAATAQGTPVAHRVVSDPWAREVWERDLVLVRPDHHVAWRGNTVGGDPAAVVRRVRGAG
- a CDS encoding solute symporter family protein; the protein is MSDILAAPPPPPVDNTWAAPGIATVIVVVLGIVAFALAYSARGGIRTQADFLLAGRRIGVGQNALAHVAGGIMYSTVIIIVGHVALNGFDAILLLTAFVISTVLAVLIYAGPMRNLNAYTIGDLFAIRARKRPARLASAVLTLGIFGMFNVIAVGSMGFVASRMFTTSPTVDVPIVALTVGIVGLLAIAAVYVGGMPGITRVLVLKVSLMMAFVAVLTVAILAKYKLNIFDLLNDAEANAAPNPRGELLTTGRLFGEGATFNSGQDPWVHLSKAFAIAVGAIGMPFLFMRFFVARSGRAARQTAGWAAIITIGFWACMIVIGLGAVAILGGEAIGKVAAHRDITLPKIADELGGSWATGALGAIALLSVGAIFAVLLLNAVTSVTRDLRAARGLPDDRPAELKDVRRNVLILGIVSLVGGMVMMTQLTHIFIPTSIDIGAASVLPAVVLSLFWRRYNTAGLMWTVYGGIAVTLFMVVFSNGVSGDPTALFPDADFKFIDFEPGLVGAPLGFLFGFIGTLTSRERNDAAFAEMRVRALTGATIPARREPEQTATATSLNGLDRSGRTLSETH
- a CDS encoding DUF485 domain-containing protein → MDTGDSASADDQYSAVYDSAEFQALQRRSNGFIVWVSVLFYGWWFVGISLAAFVPGVFRQGIGGPLNVGMLFLVLSFVLVAAVSLAYMRFASKRLDPAGEAIRMDLEGGLR
- a CDS encoding DUF6081 family protein, with protein sequence MTAALSTDAWTYDDFTGLELDPARWAIMSIAGADGTTHQYQDRNAQVRTGDGRLELSVNPFSRFHDTDPRQNNAKQMYRSVRRFATPVAGRLTFEVEMGIRTYGQVPYDPLDAFGTVNLFDLATGVVLNAAATNDTLYAVVERLALPGVTSPDEHYIHRVVLNVPTEPGLPHRYAISYLAGAPEVEFRVDGLLAYWTRLPVPVSGFHAGMALFSARDLTRYPRSQRERGQGASGWWGPWRITTRFR
- a CDS encoding SDR family NAD(P)-dependent oxidoreductase, with translation MLERMHVVVIGGTSGIGRHFAQSCADRGSDVIITGRTAERSKRVADEIGGRTRGLALDLSGPGEAATGLSSVERVDWLVLSALDRDYNAVRDYRSDDAVRLLTVKLVGYTTVMSVLAPRMMEKSAAVLIGGLASHRPYPGSTTVTTANGGIGALVRTLAVELSPIRVNALHPSIVSDTPFWSDKPAARDAALSRALTKRPVTMGDCTGAITFLLENPAINGVNLNIDGGETLI